From a region of the Mytilus galloprovincialis chromosome 3, xbMytGall1.hap1.1, whole genome shotgun sequence genome:
- the LOC143068397 gene encoding cell division control protein 42 homolog — protein MVLTVMEQTIQCCIVGDGMVGKSSIIKSFIEQSTPGDYVATISDSYSGDASFIGVNYTVSISDCTGEHENNELRCSHYKDTDVFVVCYSVTDRESFDSVRTFWLPEIRKVAGKKPVILVATQTDSRGQTGEETISKFEGLELADEIGADHFTECSSVSRRGIPKVFEYSIQSVLKHKKSKSNIVKRLIRK, from the exons ATGGTTTTGACTGTGATGGAACAAACAATACAATGTTGTATCGTTGGTGATGGTATGGTGGGGAAGTCTTCTATAATCAAGAGTTTTATTGAACAGTCTACACCTGGAGACTATGTTGCTACTATATCTGACAGTTATTCAGGAGATGCCTCTTTCATAGGAGTTAATTACACCGTTAGCATATCAGATTGTACGGGAGAG CATGAAAATAATGAACTAAGATGCTCACATTACAAAGACACAGACGTGTTTGTGGTGTGTTACAGTGTTACAGATAGAGAATCGTTTGACAGTGTAAGAACATTTTGGCTGCCAGAGATAAGAAAAGTGGCTGGAAAGAAGCCAGTCATTCTTGTGGCGACACAAACAGATAGTCGTGGACAAACAGGAGaagaaacaatttcaaaatttgaaggaCTAGAATTAGCAGACGAGATTGGTGCAGATCATTTCACAGAATGTTCGTCTGTGTCAAGGAGAGGAATTCCAAAAGTATTCGAATATTCTATTCAATCAGTTCTTAAACacaaaaagtcaaaatcaaacaTTGTAAAACGGCTGATAAGAAAATAA
- the LOC143066487 gene encoding cdc42 homolog yields MVVAEEKRIVQCTLVGDKTTGKTSLARFCCKKLQRTDDTTVFDSYAATVSMKRNETHTIGIFDCSCQNEHKDLRHFAYKDSDVFVLCYSATDRKSFQNIKDTWLPEIQSFLGHKFPIVLVATHADQRNSLNFDEDIPVTKEEGLEFAKQIQADAFVDSSALNKNCGHEVFQNVLLAALKHKKRKNIIQRILRK; encoded by the exons ATGGTTGTAGCCGAAGAGAAACGTATTGTACAGTGTACACTAGTAGGAGATAAAACAACTGGCAAGACATCCTTAGCTAGATTCTGCTGTAAGAAGCTTCAGAGAACAGATGACACAACTGTATTTGATAGTTATGCAGCCACAGTCTCAATGAAGAGAAACGAGACACACACTATTGGAATTTTCGATTGCTCTTGTCAG aaTGAACACAAAGATTTAAGACATTTTGCATACAAAGACagtgatgtttttgttttgtgcTACAGTGCAACAGACagaaaatcatttcaaaatattaaagacACATGGCTTCCAGAAATTCAGAGTTTTCTTGGACATAAATTCCCAATAGTTCTTGTAGCTACACATGCTGATCAAAGGAATTCATTGAACTTTGATGAAGATATCCCAGTAACAAAAGAAGAAGGACTTGAATTCGCTAAACAAATACAAGCCGATGCTTTTGTTGACTCTTCCGCTTTGAATAAAAATTGTGGACATGAAGTGTTTCAAAATGTCTTGTTGGCAGCTCTGAAACACAAGAAAAGGAAGAACATTATACAAAGAATTCTTAGAAAATAA